The Bifidobacterium animalis subsp. animalis ATCC 25527 genome has a segment encoding these proteins:
- a CDS encoding LacI family DNA-binding transcriptional regulator, which produces MAEHRGARRPSIFEVAKLAGVSHQTVSRVINHSPNVAEATRAKVEHAIAELGYHPSNSARSLASNRTRTVGMIAGGQRFYGPVSALASIEATARAHGMFVSVAMVHEAECTQREFDDLCGMFMQQGVDAFIFLTPTDEMFKVACKSQVSQPCVIITSSHGGVSVSEGLRMFNARQRRRVSLVGIDQWVGMASVMRLIRKYGHRNVLFFAGPGQWRDASTRLMAWNKLCAQNNVNSVTVQCGDWESADAYRRMNHILDNIGSNGGRLPTCAVCSNDVMAIGVIRALLEHGVRVPDDMSVTGFDDMPGMSNLYPPLTTVRQDFDDLGTMAMKEALFLMGEEAEPGYPNSQHGVGLVSADLIVRQSVRAAPRR; this is translated from the coding sequence ACTCGCCGGCGTGAGTCACCAGACCGTGTCACGCGTGATCAACCATTCCCCCAACGTGGCGGAGGCGACTCGCGCGAAGGTGGAGCATGCCATTGCCGAACTCGGCTATCACCCCAGCAATTCCGCGCGCTCACTGGCGTCGAACCGCACGCGCACGGTTGGCATGATCGCCGGTGGCCAGCGTTTCTACGGCCCGGTGAGCGCATTGGCGTCCATTGAGGCGACCGCCCGCGCTCATGGCATGTTCGTTTCGGTGGCCATGGTGCATGAGGCCGAGTGCACGCAGCGGGAATTCGACGATCTGTGCGGCATGTTCATGCAGCAGGGCGTCGACGCGTTCATCTTCCTGACGCCCACTGACGAGATGTTCAAGGTGGCCTGCAAGTCGCAGGTGAGCCAGCCGTGCGTGATCATCACCTCGTCGCACGGCGGTGTGAGTGTGAGCGAGGGCCTGCGCATGTTCAACGCACGCCAGCGCAGGCGTGTCTCGTTGGTGGGCATAGACCAGTGGGTCGGCATGGCGTCGGTGATGCGGCTCATACGCAAGTACGGGCACCGCAACGTGCTGTTCTTCGCGGGGCCGGGGCAGTGGCGCGATGCCAGCACGCGCCTGATGGCATGGAACAAGCTGTGTGCGCAGAACAACGTGAATTCGGTGACGGTGCAGTGCGGCGATTGGGAATCCGCCGACGCCTACCGGCGTATGAACCATATTCTCGACAACATCGGTTCGAACGGCGGCCGCCTGCCCACTTGCGCGGTATGTTCGAACGACGTTATGGCGATCGGTGTGATCCGCGCATTGCTCGAGCACGGCGTGCGTGTGCCCGACGATATGAGCGTGACCGGGTTCGACGACATGCCCGGCATGAGCAATCTGTACCCGCCGCTGACCACGGTGAGGCAGGATTTCGACGACCTGGGCACGATGGCCATGAAGGAGGCGCTGTTCCTCATGGGGGAGGAGGCCGAGCCGGGTTACCCGAACTCACAGCATGGTGTGGGACTGGTGTCGGCGGACCTGATTGTGCGGCAGTCCGTGCGTGCGGCGCCGCGCAGGTGA
- the mmsB gene encoding multiple monosaccharide ABC transporter permease yields the protein MTTANATPAPAKAPAPKKDAKGNGVLSTLANNSKQYGIVGALIVIVLVFQFLTDGVLLKPNSFVSLIQQNAYVIILAIGMVMVIIATHIDLSVGSIVAFVGGVCAILMERQGVNWMLAILISLLVGLVIGCWQGFWVAYVGIPGFITTLAGMLIFRGLATVIVGESVPVTSPEFRGIARNYLPNILGWWGPFDGLTIVVGIICIALYAWSLLRRRAKVAKAGLNPEPMALTVTKIVIATLLIGFVTYLLALSGNATQGGIPIMLVILAVLVFIYNFILTKTVFGRHVYAVGGNRKAAILSGINTKRVDFTLFVHMGFLSAVAAVCVLSRLASATAQAGMEFEMDAIAACFIGGTAVTGGVGTIPGAVVGALVMGVINQGLSIMGVDTAIVKTIKGLVLLGAVAVDIMTKRKKS from the coding sequence ATGACCACCGCAAATGCAACGCCAGCACCGGCAAAGGCGCCGGCACCGAAGAAGGATGCGAAGGGCAATGGCGTCCTGAGCACATTGGCCAACAATTCAAAGCAATACGGCATCGTGGGCGCGCTGATCGTCATCGTGCTCGTGTTCCAGTTCCTCACCGATGGCGTCCTGTTGAAGCCGAACAGCTTCGTCTCTCTGATCCAGCAGAACGCCTACGTGATCATTCTGGCAATCGGCATGGTCATGGTCATCATCGCCACCCATATCGATTTGTCCGTCGGTTCGATTGTCGCCTTTGTGGGCGGTGTCTGCGCGATATTGATGGAACGACAAGGCGTCAACTGGATGCTGGCCATTCTCATCTCGCTTCTCGTCGGATTGGTCATCGGCTGCTGGCAGGGCTTCTGGGTGGCGTACGTCGGCATCCCGGGCTTCATCACCACACTGGCGGGCATGCTCATCTTCCGTGGCCTCGCAACGGTCATCGTCGGCGAATCCGTTCCGGTCACCTCCCCGGAATTCCGCGGCATCGCACGTAACTACCTGCCGAACATCCTCGGCTGGTGGGGTCCATTCGACGGATTGACCATAGTCGTCGGCATCATCTGCATCGCGCTGTATGCGTGGAGCTTGCTGCGTCGGCGTGCCAAGGTCGCCAAGGCCGGCCTCAATCCCGAACCGATGGCGCTGACCGTCACGAAGATCGTCATCGCGACGCTGCTGATCGGCTTCGTCACCTACCTGCTGGCACTGTCGGGCAACGCGACCCAAGGCGGCATTCCCATCATGCTCGTCATTCTTGCGGTGCTCGTGTTCATCTACAACTTCATTCTGACGAAGACGGTGTTCGGGCGTCATGTCTATGCCGTGGGCGGCAACCGCAAGGCGGCCATCCTCTCAGGCATCAACACGAAGCGCGTCGATTTCACACTCTTCGTGCATATGGGCTTCCTTTCGGCAGTGGCAGCCGTCTGCGTGCTCTCCCGCCTCGCCTCGGCAACCGCACAAGCCGGCATGGAGTTCGAGATGGATGCGATCGCAGCCTGCTTCATCGGCGGCACGGCAGTCACCGGCGGCGTCGGCACCATTCCCGGCGCAGTGGTTGGCGCACTCGTCATGGGCGTCATCAACCAGGGCCTGTCGATCATGGGCGTCGACACCGCAATCGTCAAGACGATCAAAGGCCTCGTGCTCCTCGGTGCGGTTGCCGTCGACATCATGACGAAGCGCAAGAAGAGCTGA
- a CDS encoding sugar ABC transporter ATP-binding protein — protein MPHNDTILTMNNIVKTFGPVKALSGVDLTVGRGEIHAICGENGAGKSTLMNVLSGVYPYGSYSGTITYNGKECKYKTINDSEADGIVIIHQELALSPFLSIAENIFIGNEQATHGMIDWDETRAKAKALLEKVGLPEDPDTKIMDIGVGKQQLVEIAKALSKDVKLLILDEPTAALNDEDSAHLLNLVRQLRDEQGVTSIIISHKLNEIADIADNVTIIRDGATVGEMFITPETPLDQDELIRKMVGRSLTNLYPYHESNAGGEEYLRIEDWTVHHPLDQNRVIVDHANINVHSGEIVGLAGLMGAGRTELAMSVFGKSYGSRISGKVFVKGKEVHLPNVQAAIDAGLAYATEDRKVYGLNLLQNIRENAALASLGKMSSHGIMDENGERTEVEEYRNDFHIKCSNIDVNVGTLSGGNQQKVVLAKWVISNPDILILDEPTRGIDVGAKYEIYEIINKLADEGKAIIVISSELPELIGICDRIYTVSQGVVTDNVNKNGFTQEYLMKGMTKEKEVVAS, from the coding sequence ATGCCACATAACGACACGATTCTGACGATGAACAACATCGTCAAGACGTTCGGCCCGGTCAAGGCGCTGTCGGGCGTGGATCTGACGGTGGGGCGCGGCGAGATCCACGCGATCTGCGGCGAGAACGGAGCCGGAAAATCCACACTGATGAACGTGCTGTCCGGCGTCTACCCCTACGGGTCCTATTCCGGAACGATCACCTACAACGGCAAGGAGTGCAAGTACAAGACCATCAACGATTCCGAAGCCGACGGCATCGTCATCATCCACCAGGAACTCGCGCTGAGCCCGTTCCTGTCGATCGCGGAGAACATCTTCATCGGCAACGAACAGGCTACCCACGGCATGATCGACTGGGACGAGACGCGTGCGAAGGCCAAGGCGCTGCTGGAGAAGGTCGGTCTGCCCGAAGATCCGGACACGAAGATCATGGACATCGGCGTGGGCAAGCAGCAGCTCGTCGAAATCGCGAAAGCGTTGTCGAAGGACGTCAAGCTGCTGATCCTCGACGAACCCACCGCGGCCTTGAACGACGAGGATTCGGCGCATCTGTTGAATCTGGTGCGCCAACTGCGCGACGAGCAAGGCGTCACGAGCATCATCATCAGCCACAAGCTCAACGAGATCGCCGACATTGCCGACAACGTGACGATCATTCGCGACGGGGCGACGGTCGGTGAGATGTTCATCACGCCGGAGACCCCGCTCGACCAGGACGAGCTGATCAGGAAGATGGTCGGCAGGTCCCTCACGAATCTGTACCCATACCACGAGTCGAACGCCGGCGGCGAGGAATATCTGCGCATCGAGGACTGGACGGTGCATCACCCGCTCGACCAGAACCGCGTCATCGTCGACCATGCGAACATCAACGTGCATTCGGGAGAGATCGTGGGCCTGGCGGGACTCATGGGCGCAGGCCGCACCGAGCTCGCGATGAGCGTGTTCGGCAAGTCGTACGGATCGCGAATCTCCGGCAAGGTGTTCGTCAAAGGCAAGGAGGTGCATCTGCCGAACGTGCAGGCGGCGATCGATGCCGGGCTGGCGTACGCTACGGAAGACCGCAAGGTCTACGGCCTCAATCTGCTGCAGAACATTCGTGAGAACGCGGCACTCGCCTCGCTGGGCAAGATGAGCTCGCACGGGATCATGGACGAGAACGGCGAACGCACCGAAGTGGAGGAGTACCGCAACGACTTCCACATCAAGTGCAGCAACATCGACGTCAATGTCGGCACCCTGTCGGGCGGCAACCAGCAGAAGGTCGTGCTCGCGAAATGGGTGATCTCGAATCCCGACATCCTGATCCTCGACGAGCCCACCCGCGGCATCGACGTCGGCGCCAAATACGAGATCTACGAAATCATCAACAAGCTCGCCGATGAAGGCAAGGCGATCATCGTGATCTCGTCGGAGCTGCCGGAACTGATCGGCATCTGCGACCGCATCTACACCGTGAGCCAGGGAGTGGTCACCGACAACGTGAACAAGAACGGCTTCACACAGGAATACCTGATGAAAGGCATGACGAAAGAGAAGGAGGTTGTTGCATCATGA
- a CDS encoding sugar-binding protein translates to MKSTKRIIALISAIAICAGLGACSSTRAGFEQTGGTQKLEKGATIGISMPTKSEERWNKDGNNLKDKLEKAGYKVVLNFADDKPAQQNADIENMVNQNAKILVVASKDGSAVGPAVEKARDAGATVIAYDRLIMNTDAVNYYATFQLEQVGKLEAEYLVDQLGLNDGQKGPFNMELFTGSPDDNNAKYFFKGAWEVLQPYFAKGVLVNPSKHGGGVTKDFKVDDWQKISVQSWKTEQAQKDMESILDSTYASGRKLDAVLTPYDGIAQGVINAIESKRPDMQPGTESWPPITGQDAMEIAVSNIAAGKQGETVFKDVNKLADAVYDMIIEIAEGKQVTGINGKFNNNVVDVPSKLLNPQNITGENLDELVKAKYITQERFDKLTKGEDVR, encoded by the coding sequence ATGAAGAGCACCAAAAGGATCATAGCCCTCATCAGCGCCATTGCGATATGCGCGGGTCTCGGGGCGTGCAGCTCCACCCGTGCCGGTTTCGAACAGACCGGCGGCACGCAGAAGCTCGAAAAAGGCGCTACCATAGGCATCTCAATGCCCACGAAATCCGAGGAACGCTGGAACAAAGACGGCAACAACCTCAAAGACAAGCTCGAGAAGGCCGGCTACAAGGTCGTGCTGAACTTCGCCGACGACAAGCCGGCACAGCAGAATGCCGACATCGAGAACATGGTGAACCAGAACGCGAAGATCCTCGTCGTCGCCTCGAAGGACGGTTCGGCGGTCGGACCGGCCGTCGAGAAGGCCAGGGATGCCGGCGCGACGGTGATTGCATACGACCGACTGATCATGAACACCGATGCCGTCAACTACTACGCCACATTCCAGCTCGAACAGGTGGGCAAACTCGAGGCAGAATACCTTGTCGACCAGCTCGGGCTCAACGACGGCCAGAAGGGCCCGTTCAACATGGAACTGTTCACCGGTTCGCCCGACGACAACAATGCGAAATACTTCTTCAAGGGCGCCTGGGAAGTGCTGCAGCCATACTTCGCCAAAGGTGTGCTCGTGAACCCCTCCAAGCACGGTGGCGGCGTCACAAAGGACTTCAAGGTGGACGACTGGCAGAAGATCTCGGTGCAGTCGTGGAAGACCGAGCAGGCACAGAAAGACATGGAATCGATCCTCGACTCCACCTACGCCAGCGGACGCAAGCTCGACGCGGTGCTGACCCCATACGACGGCATTGCACAGGGCGTCATCAACGCAATCGAATCGAAGAGACCCGACATGCAGCCGGGCACTGAGAGCTGGCCTCCGATCACCGGTCAGGACGCGATGGAGATCGCGGTGTCGAACATCGCAGCCGGCAAGCAAGGCGAAACGGTGTTCAAGGATGTCAACAAGCTCGCGGATGCGGTGTACGACATGATCATCGAAATCGCCGAAGGCAAGCAGGTCACCGGCATCAACGGCAAATTCAATAACAATGTCGTCGACGTGCCATCCAAGCTGCTCAACCCTCAGAACATCACCGGAGAGAATCTCGATGAGCTGGTCAAGGCGAAATACATCACGCAGGAACGGTTTGACAAGCTCACGAAAGGCGAGGACGTCCGCTGA
- a CDS encoding ROK family transcriptional regulator, translating into MAGRFSKKKLGSQSSLREANRANLLESIHKFGAMTQVELAEIMGVSTATISALVHQLVDEGQLETQGTVRNGRRAQLVTLAHHQGLAAGVPITRRGLRVVLCDDTRTPFADHYYPLPQRHLPDTTLDVVIRLIRESLDQMGAQPSELFAIGVALGAPVDSRSHMLAVPGLLPGWEEVDVGAVLESAFGVPVLVDNDANLSAFCEARVGAGAGIEDFVYVNASDGVGAGIVEGGEIRRGITGLAGEIGHIQVDPLGSICQCGNRGCLNTVVDEQRLTSLLAVTHGNLTLNDLVAKANEGDPGCRRVIADAAVRIGNVTSTLCISVDPELVVVGGELARAGDVFLEPFRESLQRLLFPDALTPISVLEAKMPKISAALGAGILAMEGVERASINGGTQSEG; encoded by the coding sequence ATGGCAGGACGATTCTCGAAGAAGAAGCTTGGCTCCCAAAGCTCCCTCCGCGAGGCGAATCGCGCCAATTTGCTGGAATCGATCCACAAATTCGGGGCGATGACGCAAGTCGAGCTCGCCGAAATCATGGGCGTGTCGACCGCTACGATCTCGGCGCTCGTGCATCAATTGGTGGATGAGGGGCAGCTGGAGACGCAGGGCACCGTGCGCAACGGGCGACGTGCCCAGTTGGTGACGCTCGCGCACCATCAGGGACTTGCGGCCGGGGTGCCCATCACACGACGTGGATTGCGCGTTGTGCTGTGCGACGATACGCGTACCCCGTTTGCAGACCACTACTATCCGTTGCCCCAACGGCATCTGCCCGACACGACCCTGGACGTGGTGATTCGCCTCATCCGCGAATCCCTGGACCAGATGGGAGCGCAGCCCAGCGAGCTGTTCGCCATCGGGGTGGCCTTGGGTGCCCCCGTCGATTCGCGCTCACACATGCTTGCCGTGCCCGGATTGCTCCCCGGCTGGGAGGAGGTGGACGTCGGCGCCGTGCTGGAATCGGCGTTCGGCGTGCCTGTGCTGGTGGACAACGATGCGAATCTGAGCGCCTTCTGCGAGGCGCGTGTGGGAGCCGGTGCGGGCATTGAGGACTTCGTGTATGTGAACGCAAGCGACGGTGTCGGGGCCGGCATCGTGGAAGGGGGAGAGATTCGCCGTGGGATTACCGGATTGGCAGGGGAGATCGGCCATATTCAGGTGGACCCGCTCGGATCGATCTGCCAATGCGGAAATCGCGGTTGCCTGAACACCGTGGTCGATGAGCAGCGATTGACCTCGCTGTTGGCGGTCACCCACGGCAATCTCACATTGAACGATCTCGTGGCCAAGGCGAATGAGGGCGACCCGGGTTGCCGCCGTGTGATTGCCGACGCGGCGGTGCGCATTGGCAACGTGACCTCGACGCTGTGCATCTCGGTCGACCCCGAACTCGTCGTTGTTGGCGGCGAGTTGGCGAGGGCCGGCGACGTGTTTCTCGAACCGTTCCGGGAATCCCTGCAGCGCCTGCTGTTCCCGGATGCCCTGACGCCGATCTCGGTGCTTGAGGCGAAGATGCCGAAAATCAGCGCCGCTTTGGGGGCGGGGATTCTGGCGATGGAGGGGGTGGAGCGTGCGTCGATCAACGGTGGAACGCAGTCCGAAGGATAA
- a CDS encoding ATP-binding cassette domain-containing protein, with amino-acid sequence MSVQSTLIELHGVTKKYGNVEALREVSLAVRRRQIVAIVGDNGAGKSTLVHVIAGLEQPDSGSITICGRQVRIDGIAKAAELGIASAFQQPEFCENLDVSANIFLGQELRRGIAARDDTGMYDKAREVLNTLSTPVRASQSISSLSGGQRQTVAIARTLLNDPSLVVLDEPTASLSVTQTAEVLEYITELRSANRSVIMVCHDLPNVFAIADRIVVMRHGEIRAVHNTSETSYEEVIAEISGVDRPRTPLPRLRERASRTRTQVGREPRSRPSRGGDHDGTIA; translated from the coding sequence ATGAGTGTTCAGTCGACGTTGATTGAACTGCATGGCGTAACGAAGAAGTACGGGAACGTGGAAGCGTTGCGGGAGGTCAGCCTCGCGGTGCGGAGGCGGCAGATCGTTGCGATAGTGGGAGACAACGGCGCCGGCAAATCGACATTGGTGCATGTCATCGCCGGACTCGAGCAGCCGGATTCCGGCAGCATAACGATATGCGGCAGGCAAGTGCGTATAGACGGTATCGCGAAGGCGGCCGAGCTCGGCATAGCATCTGCGTTCCAGCAGCCCGAGTTCTGCGAGAATCTGGATGTCTCGGCGAATATTTTCCTCGGGCAGGAGCTGCGGCGAGGCATTGCTGCGCGCGATGACACCGGCATGTACGACAAAGCGCGCGAAGTGCTCAACACGCTATCCACGCCGGTGCGCGCCAGCCAAAGCATATCCTCCCTTTCGGGAGGGCAGCGGCAGACCGTGGCGATTGCGCGCACGCTGCTCAATGATCCGAGTCTGGTCGTACTTGACGAGCCGACGGCGTCGCTGTCGGTGACGCAGACCGCCGAGGTGCTCGAATACATCACCGAGTTGAGATCGGCGAATCGCAGCGTCATCATGGTCTGCCATGATCTGCCGAACGTGTTCGCAATCGCGGATCGCATCGTCGTGATGCGACACGGGGAGATCCGGGCCGTGCACAACACGTCGGAGACCTCCTACGAAGAGGTCATCGCGGAGATCTCCGGTGTGGACAGGCCCCGCACCCCGCTGCCTCGGTTGCGTGAACGGGCGTCGCGCACGCGAACACAGGTCGGTCGTGAGCCGCGCTCGCGCCCGTCACGAGGAGGGGACCACGATGGAACCATTGCGTGA
- a CDS encoding LacI family DNA-binding transcriptional regulator has translation MAKGVTIKDVAAEAGVSFKTVSNVINGTGSMRESTRGRVLEAMDKLNYTINLSARSLKTGTTGLLGLAIFDFSQPFASYLADQIIVCAREHHYGVIINTYGQNEHGLARAMRQANNLAADGWIVFADHAMGQHSKMLDQSYPLVLTGDWDAYGKVDQVTMPNVEAMRYTTNRLLDSGYRSIALFGADGSLGARHYRQATEGTQELRVQGYMQAYEEHGIEARMDMLFSGGLLTSDSGVRATNLMMDQGVRPDAIICLNDAMALGALHQLQVRGIRVPDDVQVVGFDNVPEATYANPSLTTIDPHIDSYARHAVDMLIERIQGYDGAKRVYTSDFTLVERSSTSL, from the coding sequence ATGGCAAAAGGCGTGACCATCAAGGATGTCGCGGCCGAGGCCGGCGTATCGTTCAAAACAGTCTCGAACGTGATCAACGGCACCGGCAGCATGCGTGAATCGACACGTGGACGCGTGCTTGAGGCAATGGACAAGCTGAACTACACGATCAACCTCTCGGCACGTTCACTGAAAACCGGCACAACCGGGTTGCTCGGATTGGCCATCTTCGATTTCTCCCAGCCATTCGCCTCGTATCTGGCCGATCAGATCATCGTCTGCGCGCGGGAGCATCATTACGGGGTCATCATAAACACCTACGGCCAGAATGAGCACGGCCTGGCACGGGCGATGCGACAGGCGAATAATCTGGCCGCAGACGGGTGGATCGTCTTCGCCGATCATGCAATGGGACAACACAGCAAGATGCTCGACCAAAGCTATCCTCTGGTGCTCACCGGCGACTGGGACGCCTATGGCAAGGTGGATCAGGTCACCATGCCGAACGTGGAGGCGATGCGATACACCACCAATCGCCTGCTTGATTCCGGGTACCGTTCCATCGCGCTGTTCGGCGCAGACGGCTCGCTCGGCGCAAGGCATTACCGACAAGCCACCGAGGGTACGCAGGAACTCCGCGTGCAAGGGTATATGCAGGCATACGAGGAGCATGGCATCGAGGCCCGCATGGACATGCTGTTCTCAGGTGGCTTATTGACGAGCGACAGCGGCGTTCGCGCAACGAATCTGATGATGGACCAAGGCGTGCGACCGGACGCCATCATCTGTCTCAATGACGCGATGGCGCTGGGAGCGTTGCATCAATTGCAGGTACGGGGAATCCGCGTACCCGACGATGTGCAGGTGGTGGGTTTCGACAATGTACCGGAGGCGACGTATGCGAACCCGTCTCTGACGACAATCGACCCGCATATCGACAGCTACGCGCGGCACGCGGTGGACATGCTCATCGAACGCATTCAAGGGTACGATGGCGCGAAACGCGTATACACATCCGATTTCACCTTGGTGGAGCGCTCGTCAACCAGTCTATGA
- a CDS encoding alpha-N-arabinofuranosidase → MAEHTPAHARLVVDDEFRVGPVHDRVFGSFVEHLGRCVYTGIYEPGHPTADAEGFRQDVIDLVKELGATTIRYPGGNFVSGYRWEDGIGPKENRPRRLDLAWHSTETNQFGLHEMVSWLNKTGGNELMEAVNLGTRGLPEALDLLEYANVPEGTARSEERIRNGADNPFDIRMWCLGNEMDGPWQLGHKDAEDYGKLAASVAAGMRMLDPDLELVVCGSSSHTMDSFGKWEETVLEHTFDKVDFVSAHAYYFPQLMENGSRDMASFLASGVDMDGFIKDVGAAIDATKSRLKSDHNVYISFDEWNVWYQEEEPSKNPEGIGNWPVAPRLLEDVYTVADAVVVGDLLITLLQNADRVHAASLAQLVNVIAPIMTEPNGPAWRQTTFYPFSLTAAWAKGGDVLEPKIESAQYHTNRYGNVNSTNAVAVRGKDGSVSVFVTNRSLDDGCDFEIKLPEGFTPTELDVRTLHDDDMLATNTVNHQDRVVPHPNDTASIQDGMVTVTLPPVSWTAIHLR, encoded by the coding sequence ATGGCCGAGCATACCCCAGCACATGCCAGACTCGTGGTAGATGACGAATTCAGGGTCGGCCCGGTGCACGACCGTGTGTTCGGCTCATTTGTCGAGCATCTGGGACGCTGCGTATACACCGGCATCTATGAACCGGGGCATCCCACTGCCGATGCCGAGGGGTTCCGCCAAGACGTCATCGATCTGGTCAAGGAACTCGGTGCCACCACCATCCGCTACCCCGGCGGCAACTTTGTGTCAGGCTATCGATGGGAAGATGGCATTGGCCCAAAGGAGAACCGACCTCGTCGCCTTGATCTGGCTTGGCATTCCACCGAAACGAATCAGTTCGGGCTGCACGAAATGGTCTCATGGCTGAATAAGACCGGCGGCAACGAGTTGATGGAAGCCGTCAATCTCGGCACCCGCGGATTGCCAGAAGCACTGGATCTGCTTGAATATGCGAACGTTCCGGAAGGCACTGCCCGCTCGGAGGAACGTATTCGCAACGGCGCCGATAACCCGTTCGACATCCGCATGTGGTGCTTGGGCAATGAAATGGACGGCCCTTGGCAGCTCGGGCACAAGGACGCCGAGGACTACGGCAAGCTCGCGGCCTCGGTGGCGGCAGGCATGCGCATGTTAGACCCCGATCTTGAGCTGGTCGTCTGTGGTTCATCGAGCCATACGATGGACTCTTTCGGCAAATGGGAGGAGACCGTGCTCGAGCACACCTTCGACAAGGTGGATTTCGTTTCAGCACATGCCTACTATTTCCCGCAGCTGATGGAGAACGGCTCGCGCGACATGGCGTCGTTCCTCGCCTCCGGCGTGGATATGGATGGATTCATCAAGGATGTGGGCGCCGCCATCGACGCCACGAAGTCGCGACTCAAGAGCGACCACAACGTGTACATTTCCTTCGATGAGTGGAATGTGTGGTACCAAGAGGAGGAACCCAGCAAGAACCCGGAAGGCATAGGCAACTGGCCCGTAGCCCCTCGGCTGCTCGAGGACGTCTACACCGTGGCCGATGCCGTGGTGGTGGGTGACCTCCTCATCACATTGCTGCAAAACGCAGATCGTGTGCATGCGGCATCACTCGCTCAGCTCGTCAACGTCATCGCCCCCATCATGACCGAGCCGAATGGGCCCGCTTGGCGCCAAACCACCTTCTACCCGTTCTCCCTCACCGCAGCCTGGGCCAAGGGCGGCGATGTGCTGGAGCCCAAGATCGAGTCCGCCCAGTACCACACCAACCGCTATGGCAACGTGAACTCCACGAATGCCGTGGCCGTGCGAGGCAAAGACGGCTCGGTCTCCGTGTTTGTCACCAACCGTTCGCTGGACGATGGATGCGACTTCGAGATCAAGTTGCCGGAAGGTTTCACGCCTACCGAGCTTGATGTGAGAACGTTGCACGATGACGACATGCTGGCCACAAACACCGTGAACCATCAGGATCGCGTGGTGCCCCACCCCAACGACACCGCCTCCATCCAGGATGGCATGGTCACCGTGACCCTTCCGCCGGTGAGTTGGACCGCAATCCATCTGCGCTGA